A genomic stretch from Enterobacteriaceae endosymbiont of Donacia dentata includes:
- the truA gene encoding tRNA pseudouridine(38-40) synthase TruA, translating to MIKIKSQKKYKFALGVEYNGKNYYGWQKQKTYYRKTIQECVENAISKIANHNVKIICAGRTDIGVHSLGQVIHFETNSFRKKKSWILGINSLLPKDIVINWLISVKKEFHARFSALSRRYFYIIYNNSYRSAILNGLVTSYKYNLNIMKMKNAIKYLLGEHDFTSFKSSNKQNISSFRKIINCNIQKYGNYILIDIKANAFLYHMVRNIVGNLLEIGLGKKEENWISELIKTKDITKAAATVKPDGLFLVEVEYPKHFCIPYFNWNSYVFLKQLI from the coding sequence ATGATAAAAATTAAATCTCAAAAAAAATATAAGTTTGCATTAGGAGTAGAATATAATGGTAAAAATTATTATGGATGGCAGAAACAAAAAACATATTATCGAAAAACTATACAAGAATGTGTTGAAAATGCTATTTCAAAAATTGCTAATCATAATGTAAAAATTATTTGTGCTGGTAGAACTGATATAGGTGTTCATAGTTTAGGACAAGTTATTCATTTTGAAACAAATAGTTTTAGAAAGAAAAAATCCTGGATTTTAGGTATTAATAGTCTTTTACCAAAAGACATAGTTATAAATTGGTTAATATCAGTAAAAAAAGAATTTCATGCAAGATTTAGTGCATTATCACGTAGGTATTTTTATATTATATATAATAATTCATATAGATCAGCTATTTTAAATGGTTTAGTTACTTCATATAAATATAATTTAAATATTATGAAAATGAAAAATGCAATAAAATATCTATTAGGAGAACATGATTTTACTTCTTTTAAATCTAGTAATAAACAAAATATATCTTCTTTTCGTAAAATTATTAATTGTAATATTCAAAAATATGGAAACTATATTTTAATTGATATAAAGGCAAATGCTTTTTTATATCATATGGTTAGAAATATTGTAGGTAATTTATTAGAAATAGGACTCGGGAAAAAAGAAGAAAATTGGATATCAGAATTAATTAAAACTAAAGATATAACTAAAGCTGCTGCAACAGTTAAACCAGATGGATTATTTTTAGTAGAAGTTGAATATCCAAAACATTTTTGTATTCCTTATTTTAATTGGAATTCATATGTTTTTTTAAAACAATTAATTTAA